In a single window of the Manis javanica isolate MJ-LG chromosome 16, MJ_LKY, whole genome shotgun sequence genome:
- the TBCC gene encoding tubulin-specific chaperone C, whose protein sequence is METAGSSAAAVGNGDMGSQRALSLVPERLQRREQERQLEMERRKQKRQNQEVEEEKSDFFVAAFARERAAVEELLEDGESVEQLEKAAARLQGLQKLINDSVMFLASYDLRQGQEALARLQAALAQRRQELQPKKRFVFKTRRKDAVSVSKVDTAPDARAVEDILAAPPPPLQEKGGSGSTWVFGFSGLESQTLEKRAEELHQRDVLLTELSNCTVKLYGNPNTLRLTKARNCTVLCGPVSTSVFLEDCSDCALAVACQQLRVHTTRDTRIFLQVTSRAIVEDCNGIQFAPYTWSYPGIDKDFEASGLDRSKSNWNKVDDFNWLARDVASPNWSILPEDERMIQWD, encoded by the coding sequence ATGGAGACTGCGGGTTCCTCCGCTGCAGCCGTAGGGAACGGGGACATGGGGTCCCAGCGGGCCCTGAGCCTGGTGCCTGAGCGGCTTCAGAGACGAGAACAAGAGCGGCAACTGGAGATGGAAAGGCGGAAGCAAAAGCGGCAGAATCAGGAGGTAGAGGAGGAGAAGAGCGACTTTTTCGTCGCCGCTTTCGCTCGGGAACGAGCGGCGGTGGAAGAACTTCTGGAGGACGGGGAGTCCGTCGAGCAGCTGGAGAAAGCGGCCGCTAGGCTCCAGGGCCTGCAGAAACTTATCAACGATTCGGTTATGTTCCTGGCCTCCTACGACCTGCGTCAGGGACAAGAGGCGCTGGCGCGGCTGCAGGCGGCCCTGGCCCAGCGGCGCCAGGAGCTGCAGCCCAAGAAGCGTTTCGTGTTTAAGACCCGGAGAAAGGACGCTGTTTCCGTATCCAAAGTAGACACGGCTCCTGACGCCCGGGCGGTGGAAGACATCCTGGCGGCCCCTCCTCCGCCCTTGCAAGAGAAGGGAGGCTCCGGCTCCACCTGGGTCTTCGGCTTTTCCGGCCTGGAGTCCCAAACCttggagaagagagcagaggagCTGCACCAACGCGACGTCCTGTTGACCGAACTGAGCAACTGCACAGTGAAACTGTATGGCAATCCCAATACCCTGCGTCTGACCAAGGCCCGAAACTGCACGGTGCTCTGCGGCCCGGTGTCCACTTCTGTGTTCCTGGAGGACTGCAGTGACTGCGCGCTGGCCGTGGCCTGCCAGCAACTCCGCGTACACACCACAAGAGACACCCGCATCTTCCTGCAGGTGACTAGCAGGGCCATCGTGGAGGACTGCAATGGGATCCAGTTCGCCCCTTACACCTGGAGCTACCCGGGGATCGACAAGGACTTCGAGGCCTCTGGGTTAGATAGGAGCAAAAGTAACTGGAACAAGGTTGATGATTTCAACTGGCTGGCTCGGGATGTGGCCTCCCCAAACTGGAGTATTCTTCCTGAAGACGAGCGAATGATCCAGTGGGACTAA